In one Petrotoga sp. 9PW.55.5.1 genomic region, the following are encoded:
- a CDS encoding thiamine ABC transporter substrate binding subunit, with protein sequence MKRILLLVGVIVVVLSFAFSKELVVYTYESMSWIEQGTVQKFEEMYNCDVKVIKLGDAGNVLTRLVLEKNNPRADVVIGLDQALALKAKEEELLINYKPKNIENVMDESLIFDQEYYVVPYDYGAIAIIYDPEKIEEELVSFNDLTKYQNSLIIQDPRASSTGQSFLLWTIAVYQENWKEFWKKLMPAILTISPSWDDSFAKFETGQAAMMVSYATDSAYSQYYYGSSKYEVFIPKEGAYVQIEGAGIVKGTKNLDLAKLFIEFILIEDFQKEIPLNQWMFPVIEVELPQVYEYAVIPEKILTIPAEDISNNLEKWLKEWEESIY encoded by the coding sequence TTGAAGAGAATTTTATTATTGGTAGGTGTTATTGTTGTTGTGTTGTCTTTTGCATTTTCAAAAGAGTTGGTAGTTTACACGTATGAAAGTATGAGTTGGATTGAACAAGGCACAGTTCAAAAGTTTGAAGAGATGTATAATTGTGATGTGAAAGTGATAAAATTAGGAGATGCCGGAAATGTTTTAACTAGACTTGTTTTAGAAAAGAACAATCCTCGGGCAGATGTAGTAATAGGTTTAGATCAAGCATTAGCTTTAAAGGCAAAGGAAGAAGAGTTATTAATCAATTATAAACCAAAGAATATAGAAAATGTTATGGATGAATCCCTGATATTTGATCAAGAGTATTATGTTGTTCCTTATGATTATGGTGCAATAGCTATTATATACGATCCTGAGAAAATTGAAGAAGAGTTGGTATCGTTTAATGATTTAACAAAATACCAAAATTCATTGATTATTCAAGATCCAAGAGCATCAAGTACGGGACAATCTTTTTTACTGTGGACTATTGCAGTTTACCAAGAAAATTGGAAAGAATTTTGGAAAAAGTTGATGCCAGCAATTTTAACAATTAGTCCTAGTTGGGATGATTCTTTTGCAAAGTTTGAAACCGGCCAAGCCGCTATGATGGTAAGTTATGCTACAGATAGTGCTTATTCACAGTATTATTATGGAAGTAGCAAATATGAAGTCTTTATACCAAAAGAAGGCGCTTATGTTCAGATAGAAGGAGCAGGAATTGTTAAAGGTACAAAAAACTTAGATTTAGCGAAACTATTTATTGAATTCATACTTATCGAGGATTTTCAAAAAGAAATACCTTTGAATCAATGGATGTTTCCTGTAATTGAAGTAGAACTTCCACAAGTTTACGAATATGCTGTAATACCTGAAAAAATTCTGACTATACCAGCAGAAGATATTTCAAATAATCTTGAAAAATGGTTAAAAGAATGGGAGGAATCAATATACTAA
- the deoC gene encoding deoxyribose-phosphate aldolase produces the protein MTLVELKEIIHKEVKRVKENFVFKEKKADLQPQQVAKYIDHTLLKAFSTRNEIVKLCEEAIEHNFYSVCVNPTYVSLSKEKLKKSNVKVATVIGFPLGANTIESKVYESEDAIKNGADELDMVLNIGRLKDQEFDYIYDEIGSIASLCKNHGKLLKVIIETCYLTQEEKVAAVVISKLAQADFVKTSTGFGTDGAKLEDVALMKFLSGDKVKVKASGGIRDLDTTLKMIGVGADRLGTSSGVKIVG, from the coding sequence ATGACGTTAGTTGAATTAAAAGAAATTATCCACAAGGAAGTAAAAAGGGTGAAGGAAAACTTTGTTTTTAAAGAAAAAAAAGCTGATTTACAACCACAACAAGTTGCAAAGTATATCGACCATACCCTACTAAAGGCCTTTTCAACCAGAAATGAAATAGTTAAACTTTGTGAAGAAGCTATTGAACATAATTTTTATTCGGTTTGTGTGAATCCAACTTATGTTTCATTATCAAAAGAAAAACTTAAAAAAAGTAATGTGAAAGTGGCCACGGTAATAGGATTCCCTTTAGGTGCAAATACTATAGAAAGCAAAGTTTATGAAAGTGAAGACGCAATTAAGAATGGGGCAGACGAATTAGATATGGTTTTAAATATTGGAAGACTTAAAGACCAAGAGTTCGACTATATATACGATGAAATAGGCTCTATTGCTTCTTTATGTAAAAATCACGGGAAACTTTTGAAGGTAATAATTGAAACTTGTTATCTTACTCAAGAAGAAAAAGTCGCTGCCGTTGTTATTTCTAAATTAGCCCAAGCTGATTTTGTTAAAACTTCGACAGGTTTTGGAACAGATGGAGCCAAATTAGAAGATGTTGCTTTGATGAAGTTTTTAAGTGGGGATAAAGTAAAAGTTAAAGCATCTGGAGGAATCAGAGATTTGGATACAACTTTAAAAATGATAGGAGTCGGAGCAGATAGGTTAGGAACAAGTTCAGGTGTTAAAATTGTTGGCTAA
- a CDS encoding cold shock domain-containing protein produces the protein MKGRVKWFDSKKGYGFITGEDGNDVFVHFSAIDMDGYKKLEEDDEVEFEVVQGDKGPQASKVRPL, from the coding sequence GTGAAAGGTAGAGTAAAGTGGTTTGATTCAAAGAAAGGTTATGGTTTCATCACGGGAGAAGATGGGAATGACGTATTTGTGCATTTCTCCGCTATTGATATGGACGGCTACAAGAAGTTAGAGGAGGACGATGAAGTAGAATTTGAAGTTGTACAAGGCGATAAAGGTCCTCAAGCTTCAAAGGTTAGACCTTTATAA
- the efp gene encoding elongation factor P encodes MVDVGDLRKGIFIVYQNDVYRVVEANKHFMGRGSGLIRTRLKNVRTGLIKEVSFSSGEKVKEADISFRKAQYLYNDSDHHHFMALDTYEQYSLPSDELEDEKNYLIENLEVDLVFFEATPISVQLPIVVELTVVETEPNFKGNTVSGGGKPATLETGLKTTVPFFVENGQKIRVDTRTGEYLERA; translated from the coding sequence ATGGTTGATGTAGGAGATTTAAGAAAAGGAATTTTTATTGTTTATCAAAACGATGTGTATAGAGTAGTAGAAGCGAATAAGCATTTTATGGGAAGAGGAAGTGGGCTCATAAGAACAAGACTAAAAAATGTTAGAACCGGCTTAATAAAAGAGGTAAGTTTTTCTAGTGGTGAAAAAGTCAAAGAAGCGGATATATCTTTTAGAAAAGCCCAGTATTTATACAACGATAGTGATCATCACCATTTTATGGCCCTTGATACTTATGAACAGTATTCTTTGCCTTCTGATGAATTAGAAGATGAAAAAAATTATTTAATAGAGAATTTAGAAGTAGATTTAGTGTTTTTTGAAGCTACCCCTATTTCAGTTCAGCTTCCTATCGTTGTAGAACTTACAGTAGTTGAAACAGAACCAAATTTTAAGGGAAATACGGTTTCTGGCGGAGGAAAACCTGCAACTTTAGAAACAGGTTTAAAAACAACTGTTCCATTTTTTGTAGAAAATGGTCAGAAAATCAGGGTAGACACTCGAACAGGTGAATATCTAGAAAGAGCATAA